One genomic window of Salvia miltiorrhiza cultivar Shanhuang (shh) chromosome 4, IMPLAD_Smil_shh, whole genome shotgun sequence includes the following:
- the LOC131020403 gene encoding cyclic dof factor 1-like — MKMLNEPEIKLFGRKIYFPENGAVGERSGEWSNESSGDCDRCLEQSKGQDGEEVGRKEKQEQRDEEIAEGEICETSAENEESDGGSESNTKTENSEQKTLKKPDKIIPCPRCKSMDTKFCYYNNYNVNQPRHFCKSCQRYWTAGGTMRNVPVGAGRRKNKNCRHVAADGFHNLSFNPTATATATVLSFSHQTDNDRSSIANQPAAMLPWPFPWNSAVFPPSPMPYYLWNSGGWALGKHPRSGEVVDPQGQKRRSSIVVPKTLRMDDPEEAARSSIWSTLGIKYDAISREGLFKALQPKGGDKKPAMAAAAASPMLQANPAALSRSLAFQERA; from the exons ATGAAGATGCTGAATGAGCCGGAGATTAAGCTGTTCGGCCGGAAGATTTATTTTCCGGAGAACGGCGCCGTCGGAGAACGTTCCGGTGAGTGGTCCAACGAAAGTAGTGGCGATTGCGATCGCTGCTTGGAACAGAGCAAAGGGCAAGACGGAGAAGAAGTTGGAAGGAAGGAAAAGCAGGAGCAGAGAGATGAG GAGATAGCAGAAGGAGAAATCTGTGAAACTAGTGCAGAAAATGAGGAATCAGATGGTGGATCGGAGTCGAACACGAAGACGGAAAATTCGGAGCAAAAAACTCTAAAAAAGCCGGACAAAATCATCCCGTGCCCGCGGTGCAAGAGCATGGACACCAAGTTCTGTTACTACAACAACTACAACGTGAACCAGCCTCGCCACTTCTGCAAGAGCTGCCAGAGGTACTGGACTGCTGGGGGCACCATGCGCAACGTCCCCGTCGGCGCCGGCCGACGCAAGAACAAGAACTGCCGCCATGTCGCCGCCGACGGATTTCACAACCTCAGTTTCAACCCCACTGCCACTGCCACTGCCACTGTCCTCTCCTTCTCGCACCAAACTGACAACGACCGCTCTTCAATTGCCAACCAGCCTGCAGCAATGCTCCCATGGCCGTTTCCGTGGAACTCCGCCGTCTTCCCTCCGAGCCCCATGCCGTACTATTTGTGGAACTCCGGCGGTTGGGCGCTGGGGAAGCATCCGAGAAGTGGGGAGGTTGTGGATCCGCAAGGGCAGAAGCGGAGGAGCTCCATTGTGGTGCCGAAAACGTTGAGGATGGATGATCCGGAAGAAGCTGCTAGAAGCTCTATATGGTCGACGCTCGGGATCAAGTACGATGCCATTAGCAGAGAAGGCCTTTTCAAGGCCTTGCAGCCCAAGGGCGGTGACAAGAAACCGGCCATGGCTGCCGCGGCCGCCTCGCCTATGCTGCAAGCCAATCCGGCGGCTCTGTCGCGGTCCCTTGCGTTCCAAGAGCGTGCGTGA
- the LOC131020402 gene encoding uncharacterized acetyltransferase At3g50280-like has product MSGIDVISSSIIGMASDAPPISRLELSPFDLRLLLLDPIQRGILFRNPKFHKIDIPRLKTSLSRTLDFFPPLAGRLGSTAHGDGTTSFFMDCNNAGVEFTHAVADGISVSDIIDPNYIPEIVPSLFTLNGIPNYEGVSNPLIGVQVTELADGLFIACTANHAAIDGVSFWHFLNSWSEITRGCTTISKRPVFERLLPTTVDGGPIRLPPLEKNLWRSFARPPLLERVFHFSKESVAKLKAKANGEAGTNRISSLQALSAHLWRSSMRCRQGTGGGEAGFMMSVSARARIPLPDGYFGNAAYGARTAISEAELLQKGLGNTALKINEFVASHTKECVEKFVSDWAENPKLHGKGGYSFFISSSPRHNVYGNDFGWGKPIAVRRGNGQKVDGMVTVYPAAEAGGIDAEVFLAPEVMRAMEADQEFMEAFTIGEYAYSL; this is encoded by the coding sequence ATGAGCGGAATCGATGTGATATCTTCATCCATTATTGGCATGGCAAGCGATGCCCCTCCCATCTCAAGGTTGGAGCTATCTCCATTCGATTTACGCTTACTCTTACTCGATCCTATACAGAGAGGGATTCTCTTTCGAAACCCTAAATTCCACAAAATCGACATCCCTCGCCTCAAAACCTCACTCTCCCGCACCCTAGACTTCTTTCCTCCGCTCGCCGGCCGCCTCGGCTCCACCGCGCATGGAGACGGCACCACCAGCTTCTTCATGGACTGCAACAATGCTGGAGTCGAGTTCACTCACGCAGTCGCCGACGGTATCTCCGTTTCCGACATCATCGACCCCAACTACATCCCTGAGATCGTGCCTTCCCTTTTCACGCTTAACGGAATCCCCAATTACGAAGGAGTCTCAAACCCTTTGATCGGCGTGCAGGTCACTGAGCTCGCCGACGGCCTCTTCATAGCCTGCACAGCCAATCACGCCGCCATAGACGGCGTTTCTTTCTGGCATTTCTTAAACTCCTGGTCGGAGATCACCCGCGGTTGCACTACGATATCTAAGCGTCCCGTGTTCGAGCGGTTGCTTCCGACCACCGTAGACGGCGGCCCGATCCGCCTCCCTCCCTTGGAGAAGAACCTGTGGCGGAGCTTCGCTCGGCCTCCACTGCTGGAGCGTGTCTTCCATTTCAGCAAAGAAAGCGTAGCTAAACTGAAAGCCAAGGCCAATGGCGAAGCCGGCACCAACAGAATATCATCTCTGCAAGCACTCTCGGCTCATTTGTGGCGGAGCTCCATGCGTTGCCGCCAGGGCACGGGCGGCGGAGAAGCCGGCTTCATGATGAGCGTGAGCGCGAGAGCAAGAATCCCTCTCCCGGATGGCTATTTCGGGAATGCGGCTTATGGCGCTAGAACCGCCATTAGTGAGGCCGAGCTGTTGCAGAAAGGATTAGGCAACACGGCGTTGAAGATCAATGAGTTTGTGGCTTCGCACACCAAGGAGTGTGTAGAGAAATTTGTGAGTGATTGGGCTGAAAACCCTAAATTGCATGGCAAAGGGGGCTATTCTTTCTTCATCTCGAGTTCGCCTCGGCACAATGTGTATGGGAATGACTTTGGATGGGGAAAGCCAATCGCTGTGAGAAGAGGAAACGGTCAGAAAGTTGACGGGATGGTCACCGTTTATCCTGCTGCCGAAGCCGGCGGCATCGACGCAGAAGTTTTCCTGGCGCCGGAGGTGATGCGGGCCATGGAAGCTGACCAAGAGTTCATGGAAGCTTTCACTATCGGAGAATATGCATACAGCCTCTAG